In Thermus islandicus DSM 21543, a single genomic region encodes these proteins:
- a CDS encoding ABC transporter permease has translation MTAYILRRILYLVPTFFGATFLAFLIIQLAPGDYLTQLELDPKITPETIARLRAQFGLDRPIYEQYLLWMNNLLHLNLGYSFAFQAPVLEVIWPRVVNSMVIVIPSTILLYLVAIPIGVYGAVRQYSLGDRLLSFLAYIGLSVPSFFLALIAIYVLLQIKFRTGTLLFPVSGMTSSGFEQLPPFRQLLDIAWHAVVPVLVATANDIAGLSRLMRGQMLEVLGQDYIRTARAKGLAERVVLYKHAFRNAVIPFVATLGGLLPGLISGAGFVEVVMAWPGITPFFLDAIANQDLYVIAGFLTVSLVLLMIGNLISDLLLAWVDPRIRYE, from the coding sequence ATGACCGCCTACATCCTCCGCCGCATCCTCTACCTCGTCCCCACCTTCTTCGGAGCCACCTTCCTCGCCTTCCTCATCATCCAGCTGGCCCCCGGGGACTACCTGACCCAGCTGGAGCTGGACCCCAAGATCACGCCGGAGACCATCGCCCGCCTCCGCGCCCAGTTCGGCCTGGACCGGCCCATCTACGAGCAGTACCTCCTCTGGATGAACAACCTCCTCCACCTCAACCTGGGCTACTCCTTCGCCTTTCAGGCGCCGGTGCTCGAGGTCATCTGGCCCCGCGTGGTGAACTCCATGGTGATCGTCATCCCCTCCACGATCCTCCTCTACCTGGTGGCCATCCCCATCGGCGTCTACGGGGCGGTGCGCCAGTACTCCTTGGGCGACCGCCTCCTCTCCTTCCTGGCCTACATCGGGCTTTCGGTGCCGAGCTTTTTCCTCGCCCTCATCGCCATCTACGTCCTCCTCCAGATCAAGTTCCGAACGGGCACCCTCCTCTTCCCGGTTTCCGGCATGACCAGCAGCGGCTTTGAGCAGCTGCCCCCCTTTAGGCAGCTTCTGGACATCGCCTGGCACGCGGTGGTGCCGGTTTTGGTAGCCACGGCCAACGACATCGCCGGGCTTTCCCGCCTCATGCGGGGGCAGATGCTGGAGGTCTTGGGACAGGACTATATCCGAACCGCCCGGGCTAAGGGCCTGGCCGAGCGGGTGGTCCTCTACAAGCACGCCTTCCGCAACGCCGTGATCCCCTTCGTGGCCACCCTGGGCGGGCTTCTTCCCGGGCTCATCTCCGGGGCGGGCTTTGTGGAGGTGGTCATGGCCTGGCCGGGGATCACGCCCTTCTTCCTGGACGCCATCGCCAACCAGGACCTTTATGTGATCGCCGGCTTCCTTACCGTGAGCCTGGTCCTGCTCATGATCGGCAACCTGATCTCCGACCTGCTCCTTGCCTGGGTGGACCCCAGGATCCGCTACGAGTAG
- a CDS encoding ABC transporter permease: MPASASPTRTRLVLRQFRKHRLAVWGGRILMVLYLMAAFAGFFSPYDPNFYELYPPKGNHPPTPIHFVDPETGRLTRPFVYATKRTIDPVSLQPKYEEDPSQGKFYVRFFVRTPEHPYTLFKVFRSDLRLFGVDPPGRIFLMGTDNFGRDLFSRVVYGGQVSLTIGILSALVSFALGLLLGGIAGYFSGRPFRLSLPPSRWRGLGLVLGPLSLLLWLGVAALALFLAFSFARLSPGKDPFSLGIDALVVLLGALAAGAILYRLFREPIRLDPDDLIMRTVEIIAAIPSLFLLISLRAVFPANMDPLLTFYLVVGLLGFIGWGGLARVVRGIVLSVREMDYVQAARALGASDGRIIARHVLPATASYVIVSLSLTIPGFILGESGLSFLGLGVTEPYTSWGLLLQAAQQGGFASFTDRPWVLWPGFFIFLAVLSWNFLGDGLRDALDPRRKA; the protein is encoded by the coding sequence GTGCCCGCTTCGGCTTCCCCCACCCGGACCCGCCTGGTCCTGCGCCAGTTCCGCAAGCACCGCCTGGCGGTCTGGGGCGGGCGCATCCTAATGGTGCTCTACCTGATGGCCGCTTTCGCCGGCTTCTTTAGCCCCTACGACCCCAACTTCTACGAGCTCTACCCGCCCAAGGGCAACCACCCGCCCACCCCCATCCACTTCGTGGACCCGGAGACGGGAAGGCTTACCCGCCCCTTCGTCTACGCCACCAAGCGCACCATAGACCCCGTCTCCCTCCAGCCCAAGTACGAGGAGGACCCCAGCCAGGGGAAGTTCTACGTCCGCTTTTTCGTGCGGACCCCCGAACACCCCTACACCCTCTTCAAGGTCTTCCGTTCGGACCTCCGCCTCTTCGGCGTGGACCCGCCCGGGCGCATCTTCCTCATGGGCACGGATAACTTTGGCCGGGACCTCTTCAGCCGGGTGGTCTACGGGGGCCAGGTGTCCCTCACCATCGGCATCCTTTCCGCCCTGGTCTCCTTCGCCCTGGGGCTTCTTCTGGGCGGGATCGCGGGCTACTTCTCGGGCCGCCCCTTTCGCCTCTCCCTGCCCCCTTCCCGGTGGCGGGGCCTGGGCCTGGTCCTAGGCCCCTTGAGCCTCCTCCTCTGGCTCGGGGTGGCCGCCCTGGCCCTCTTCCTCGCCTTCTCCTTCGCCCGCTTAAGCCCGGGCAAGGACCCCTTCTCCTTGGGGATAGACGCCCTGGTGGTCCTCCTGGGGGCCCTGGCGGCGGGGGCCATCCTCTATAGGCTCTTCCGGGAGCCCATCCGCCTGGACCCCGACGACCTCATCATGCGCACGGTGGAGATCATCGCCGCCATCCCCTCCCTCTTCCTCCTCATCTCCTTGCGGGCGGTCTTCCCCGCCAACATGGACCCCCTCCTCACCTTCTACCTGGTGGTGGGGCTTCTGGGCTTCATCGGCTGGGGAGGGCTCGCCCGGGTGGTGCGGGGGATTGTGCTTTCCGTGCGGGAGATGGACTACGTGCAGGCGGCCAGGGCCCTCGGGGCCTCGGACGGGCGCATCATCGCCCGGCACGTGCTTCCCGCCACCGCCAGTTACGTGATCGTGAGCCTCTCCCTCACCATCCCCGGCTTCATCCTGGGGGAGAGCGGCCTTTCCTTCCTGGGCCTCGGGGTTACCGAGCCCTACACCAGCTGGGGGCTCCTCCTGCAGGCGGCCCAGCAGGGGGGGTTCGCCTCCTTCACCGACCGGCCCTGGGTCCTTTGGCCGGGGTTTTTCATCTTTCTTGCGGTGCTCTCGTGGAACTTCCTCGGGGATGGCCTGCGCGACGCCCTGGACCCCAGGCGAAAGGCTTAG